One region of Oxalobacteraceae bacterium OTU3CAMAD1 genomic DNA includes:
- a CDS encoding alpha/beta hydrolase — MKRSTFTRLSTAITLTAGLLLSATASAAPSAFQVKVTGTGAPLILIPGLASSGEVWDGTVAHYCGGGKYQCHVLTLAGFAGVPAIDGPLLPAVEQQLSDYISTQKFKKPVIIGHSLGGFLGLKLAADHPDQVGRLIIVDSLPALGAAQMPSATSAQLKEMGEGMRSKMMTQDAATAAAGQQQMLRTMVTKQEDIDRVAAWGKRSDRVTVINAMADLMSDDLRQDVSRIKAPTLVLGSWIAYKDYGIKPMFEQTYKTQYQRLDGVKVELSDNARHFIMYDDPAWMYDRIDQFLN, encoded by the coding sequence ATGAAACGAAGCACGTTCACCCGTCTGTCCACCGCCATCACCCTCACTGCGGGCCTGCTGCTGTCGGCAACCGCCAGCGCCGCGCCCTCCGCCTTCCAGGTAAAAGTCACCGGCACCGGCGCGCCGCTTATCCTGATCCCCGGCCTGGCCTCGTCCGGCGAGGTATGGGACGGCACCGTGGCGCACTACTGCGGCGGCGGAAAATACCAATGCCACGTACTGACATTGGCCGGCTTCGCAGGCGTGCCCGCCATCGACGGCCCGCTGCTGCCGGCAGTCGAACAGCAACTGAGCGACTACATCTCCACCCAAAAATTCAAGAAACCAGTCATCATCGGCCATAGCCTCGGCGGCTTTCTCGGCCTGAAGCTTGCTGCCGACCATCCGGACCAGGTGGGCCGCCTGATAATCGTCGACTCCCTGCCCGCCCTGGGCGCCGCCCAAATGCCGAGCGCCACCAGCGCCCAGCTGAAGGAAATGGGCGAAGGCATGCGCAGCAAGATGATGACGCAGGACGCCGCGACGGCCGCCGCCGGCCAACAACAAATGCTGCGCACGATGGTCACCAAACAGGAAGACATCGACCGCGTCGCGGCCTGGGGAAAACGTTCCGACCGCGTCACCGTCATCAATGCGATGGCCGACCTGATGTCGGATGACCTGCGCCAGGACGTCAGCCGCATCAAGGCGCCGACACTGGTGCTGGGCAGCTGGATCGCCTACAAGGACTACGGCATCAAACCGATGTTCGAACAGACGTACAAAACCCAGTACCAGCGGCTCGACGGCGTCAAGGTGGAACTGTCGGACAACGCCCGTCACTTCATCATGTACGACGATCCGGCCTGGATGTATGATCGGATCGACCAATTCCTGAACTAA
- a CDS encoding ABC transporter permease produces the protein MKLRDLRIGWRTLIQEPAYSLSVILGLSIGLAASLLLFGFVKYSLDYDSHVPDVDNVYVVTQRYHVDPKSPLYDVAPMFLRSVAMATPGVVDATSFFPSRPQTAPLVISIDNRKLQLQGLYVLPGFADMLGLTALQGNLRVALDQPDSIVLTEASAVRLFGTANAIGRTMQAERQVVRVGAVVATPPANTTIPFDSLLGVNSALVDKTVRNEILTGELGWMGKLLIRVKPGVSLAAITDAFQQVVDRTPSIQNHPPETLERLGKRKVMDLGLSPLRRAYFDKDVEGSRVFVAGKRGDPAVIAGLTAIAVLILVLAAINYVNLATVRVLRRQREVAMRKVLGAGVGRIVLHFLMESLAVSLVATTVGLLLAWLALPIFSELVNRDLSNMLSLANIVAATALGVALGVLTAMYPAWIAVRVLPTQVLAGRPGNESVGGMRFRRILTVVQIATAMGFAGITAAIAWQTEFAMRSSPGFDPAPFLIVDLPAPVRYSDPARAFITALKTQRGVEGVALSEDPVGRLDNAWTRELRREGGSGAGMEMKGVSANFFELYGIRPLAGRLFQAALDQEDDPVPVVLNAVATRDLGFASPEAAVGNIVLFTDYENKIVRKRVVGIAPDLHFHSLREAPRATAYELWTASTTLSVRTSGSPAQVESMVRELWPRYFPDAIMKTYRARDILAVNYADDARLAKLLAIATCITLLIAAFGTYVLSANTVQRRAREIVLRKLHGAGRSAIAMLVVREIGMLILIASMIGLPLAALGIRRYLSTYVVQAPIGYWTLLLALSLTWAIALIAIARHTWLAMRMVPVRALRM, from the coding sequence ATGAAGCTACGCGACTTGCGCATCGGTTGGCGCACCCTGATTCAGGAACCGGCATATTCGCTGTCGGTGATACTGGGCCTGAGCATAGGTTTGGCAGCCTCCCTGCTGCTGTTCGGCTTTGTGAAGTACTCGCTGGACTACGACTCGCATGTGCCGGACGTCGACAACGTCTACGTCGTCACGCAGCGCTACCACGTCGATCCCAAATCCCCGCTGTACGACGTTGCACCGATGTTCTTGCGGTCGGTGGCCATGGCCACGCCCGGCGTGGTCGACGCCACCAGCTTCTTCCCATCGCGCCCGCAAACGGCTCCCCTTGTGATCAGCATCGACAATCGCAAGCTGCAACTGCAGGGGCTCTATGTGCTGCCCGGCTTCGCCGACATGCTGGGATTGACGGCGCTGCAGGGGAACCTGCGCGTTGCGCTGGATCAGCCGGACAGCATCGTTCTCACCGAAGCCTCGGCGGTGCGGCTGTTCGGCACGGCGAATGCGATAGGCCGCACCATGCAGGCCGAACGCCAAGTGGTCCGCGTCGGCGCAGTGGTCGCCACGCCACCGGCCAATACCACGATTCCGTTCGACTCGCTATTGGGCGTTAATTCCGCGCTGGTGGACAAAACCGTTCGCAACGAAATACTGACCGGGGAATTGGGCTGGATGGGCAAGTTGCTGATCCGCGTGAAGCCCGGCGTTTCGCTGGCGGCAATCACGGACGCGTTTCAGCAAGTGGTCGACCGTACGCCCAGTATCCAGAACCATCCGCCGGAAACGCTGGAACGGCTGGGCAAGCGCAAGGTGATGGATCTCGGCCTGTCGCCGCTGCGGCGCGCCTATTTCGACAAGGATGTCGAAGGCAGTCGTGTCTTCGTGGCGGGAAAACGCGGCGACCCGGCCGTTATCGCCGGTCTGACGGCGATTGCGGTATTGATCCTGGTGCTGGCGGCCATAAATTATGTCAACCTGGCGACGGTGCGCGTTTTGCGCCGCCAGCGCGAGGTCGCCATGCGTAAGGTGCTCGGTGCCGGCGTCGGCAGGATCGTGCTGCACTTTCTCATGGAGTCGCTTGCGGTATCGCTGGTGGCGACGACGGTCGGCTTGCTGCTGGCCTGGTTGGCACTGCCGATTTTCTCGGAACTGGTCAACCGTGACTTGTCCAACATGCTCTCCCTGGCCAACATCGTGGCGGCGACGGCACTGGGCGTCGCGCTTGGCGTGTTGACGGCGATGTATCCGGCCTGGATCGCGGTGCGCGTGTTGCCGACGCAAGTACTGGCCGGCCGGCCCGGTAACGAGTCCGTCGGCGGCATGCGTTTCCGGCGGATATTGACGGTGGTGCAAATAGCCACCGCGATGGGCTTCGCGGGCATCACCGCCGCGATCGCGTGGCAGACCGAGTTTGCCATGCGGTCGTCGCCGGGGTTTGATCCCGCTCCGTTTCTGATTGTCGATTTGCCGGCGCCGGTGCGCTACAGCGACCCTGCACGCGCCTTCATCACGGCGCTGAAGACACAACGTGGCGTGGAGGGCGTGGCGTTATCGGAAGATCCTGTTGGACGGCTCGACAACGCGTGGACGCGCGAACTACGACGCGAGGGGGGCTCCGGTGCGGGTATGGAGATGAAGGGCGTCAGCGCAAATTTCTTCGAGCTTTACGGCATACGGCCGCTCGCCGGTCGTTTGTTCCAGGCCGCGTTGGACCAGGAAGACGATCCGGTGCCGGTGGTGCTCAATGCTGTCGCCACGCGGGATCTGGGCTTCGCGTCGCCGGAGGCCGCGGTCGGAAACATCGTTTTGTTCACCGATTACGAGAACAAGATTGTCCGCAAGCGCGTGGTCGGCATCGCCCCGGATCTGCATTTTCACTCGCTGCGCGAAGCTCCCCGCGCCACTGCCTATGAGCTCTGGACAGCCAGCACCACGCTCAGCGTGCGGACAAGCGGCTCGCCGGCGCAGGTGGAGAGCATGGTGCGGGAGCTATGGCCCAGGTACTTCCCGGACGCGATCATGAAGACATATCGCGCCCGGGACATCCTCGCGGTCAACTACGCCGACGATGCCCGCCTGGCCAAGCTGCTGGCGATCGCCACATGCATCACATTGTTGATCGCGGCTTTTGGGACCTATGTCCTGTCGGCCAACACGGTACAGCGCCGCGCCAGGGAAATCGTGTTGCGCAAACTGCACGGGGCCGGGAGGTCCGCCATCGCCATGCTGGTGGTGCGGGAGATAGGGATGCTCATCCTGATCGCCTCGATGATCGGCCTGCCGCTGGCGGCGCTGGGAATCAGGCGTTATCTGTCGACGTACGTGGTGCAAGCGCCGATCGGCTACTGGACGTTACTGCTGGCGCTTTCGCTGACGTGGGCAATCGCGCTGATCGCGATCGCGCGCCATACCTGGCTCGCGATGCGCATGGTGCCGGTGCGTGCACTGCGCATGTGA
- a CDS encoding LytTR family transcriptional regulator DNA-binding domain-containing protein produces the protein MRVVLIDDERLARAELRRLLAAHPEVEIVGEAVNAADGVQQIAALKPDLVFLDVQMPGGSGFDMLAALDEPPEVIFTTAFDQYALQAFEVNALDYLQKPIQAARMAAALQRCALRLRRTLEYSAAASALMPTVAKKLFIKDGERCWFVSLQDVRLFESEGNYTRVYFGQHKPLLLRSLNQLEERLDPQRFFRASRRHIVNLDDIEQVTPNDAGGLDLTLREGLRIEVSRRRAAQFKLLASL, from the coding sequence ATGCGGGTGGTATTGATCGACGACGAGCGGCTGGCGCGCGCCGAATTGAGGCGCCTTCTGGCGGCGCATCCCGAAGTGGAGATCGTGGGAGAAGCCGTCAACGCGGCGGACGGCGTGCAACAGATCGCCGCGCTCAAACCCGACCTGGTTTTCCTGGATGTGCAAATGCCCGGCGGCAGCGGCTTCGATATGCTGGCGGCGCTGGACGAGCCCCCGGAGGTCATCTTCACGACCGCGTTCGACCAGTATGCGCTGCAAGCGTTCGAGGTCAACGCGCTGGACTATCTGCAAAAGCCGATCCAGGCGGCGCGCATGGCGGCCGCTTTGCAGCGTTGTGCGTTGAGGCTCCGGCGCACGCTGGAATACTCGGCGGCGGCGAGCGCGCTCATGCCCACGGTGGCGAAAAAACTGTTCATCAAGGACGGCGAGCGATGCTGGTTCGTCAGCCTGCAGGACGTGCGGCTGTTCGAGTCGGAGGGCAATTACACGCGCGTGTACTTCGGCCAGCACAAGCCGCTGCTGCTGCGGTCCCTGAACCAGCTCGAAGAGCGGCTCGATCCGCAGCGCTTCTTCCGCGCCAGCCGCCGCCACATCGTCAACCTCGATGACATCGAGCAGGTGACGCCCAACGACGCCGGCGGGCTGGATCTGACATTGCGCGAAGGGTTGCGGATCGAGGTCTCGCGCCGGCGCGCGGCGCAGTTCAAGCTCCTCGCCAGCCTGTAG
- a CDS encoding histidine kinase: MKNDRPLLARFNWYWLLQLVGWNALPIMMVSMTPSSPRPLAMLAVGYWGAVAGLAISDIWHRMLKRRIRSGIRISWKTIAVAILVLGTIHTGVQYVGFLVIKPFGPVRGIGWLPGALISWWTIHLVWNTCYMSVLAVRRANRFEAEALRLEISAKDAELRALQAQVNPHFFFNSMNSVRALIYEDQNAAAQMVDQLASVMRYALQSGQNDTVPLSAEVEAVQAYLAIEKIRFEERMQVSVDIGVGLEQVRIPPMALQTLVENAVKYGVEASPTGSEIKIRAYRTGDGMIHIEIANLGAILPFANSTKVGLVNTRKRLALVLGSGANLDLTEHSGWVRATMTLPEAA; this comes from the coding sequence ATGAAGAACGACCGCCCGCTGCTCGCCCGTTTCAACTGGTACTGGCTGCTGCAGCTGGTCGGCTGGAACGCCCTGCCGATCATGATGGTGTCCATGACGCCATCCAGTCCGCGCCCATTGGCCATGCTGGCGGTAGGCTACTGGGGAGCGGTGGCGGGCCTGGCGATCTCCGACATCTGGCACCGGATGCTGAAGCGGCGCATCCGCAGCGGCATCCGCATCAGCTGGAAAACCATCGCCGTGGCCATCCTGGTACTCGGCACCATCCATACTGGCGTTCAATACGTCGGCTTCCTGGTCATCAAACCATTTGGCCCGGTGCGTGGTATCGGTTGGCTACCCGGCGCGCTGATTTCGTGGTGGACCATCCATCTGGTGTGGAACACCTGCTACATGTCGGTGCTGGCGGTGCGCCGCGCCAACCGGTTCGAAGCCGAAGCGTTGCGGCTGGAGATCAGCGCCAAGGACGCCGAACTGCGCGCCTTGCAGGCGCAGGTCAATCCGCATTTTTTCTTCAACAGCATGAACAGCGTGCGCGCGCTGATCTACGAAGACCAGAACGCGGCAGCGCAAATGGTCGATCAGCTGGCAAGCGTGATGCGCTATGCCCTGCAGTCGGGCCAGAACGACACGGTGCCGCTGTCGGCGGAAGTAGAAGCCGTGCAAGCCTACCTGGCGATCGAGAAAATCCGCTTCGAGGAACGCATGCAGGTCAGTGTCGACATCGGCGTGGGACTGGAGCAGGTGCGCATCCCGCCGATGGCGCTGCAAACGCTGGTGGAGAACGCGGTCAAATACGGCGTCGAGGCCAGCCCCACCGGCAGCGAGATCAAGATACGTGCCTACCGCACCGGCGACGGCATGATTCACATCGAGATCGCCAACCTGGGCGCGATACTCCCCTTCGCCAACTCGACCAAGGTCGGCCTGGTCAACACCCGCAAACGACTGGCACTAGTACTGGGTTCCGGCGCCAATCTCGATTTGACGGAACACAGCGGCTGGGTGCGGGCGACAATGACCTTACCGGAGGCCGCGTGA
- a CDS encoding PDZ domain-containing protein gives MKRLLSIAVAGAVITIGQTAQALPSTSDTRMLTEPALSATHLAFIYAGDVWLANPDGGAPRRLTSDPGEKSNPQFSPDGKLIAYSAQVDGNTDVYLLPIEGGVPKRLTYHPGADVVQGFAPDGKSVMFTSPRAAFNNRYRKLFTVPVTGGVETQLEVPNAARAAWSPDGKSIVYNPFSPAFLQWKHYRGGTNSILWLFNRGDKTAVKIPQPATHSNDVDPMWIGDTVYFRSDRDGEFNLYAYDVKSKAVRALTKHADFPVLNASASGNGIVYEQAGYLHALDLGTGQARKLAIGVSSDLGMSRPRWVSGAKYIRNFSVSPSGARVAYEFRGEIVTIPADKGDVRNLTQTTAANERSPAWSPDGRSVAYFSDESGEYALHIRAQDGKGEPRKFKLTGSGFYDNPVWSPDSKKIAYTDNSWTLYVMDVASGAVSKIASEPLYGVNKTLRAAWAPDSRWIAYALNSMTYTRSAYIYSLEQEKSWPVTDGLSDVVNPVFDKSGKYLYFFASTNAGPSNNWFSQQNEDNRVTRTVWMAVLRRDLPSPLIKESDEEKAALAAPPTPPVSEKKEPAKPETPKIDPKTGRDDPKVAVAPVAPMAIDFDGIETRIVDLPIPAASLSDLEAGQDGQIFFLRENDGKKAIQRFDLKDRKAETLLAEADEFEVSSDGKKIVYRLKEAWAMGSASAKTLTPGEGKIKVEAIEVRAEPRAEWAQIFNEAWRINRDFFYDPGMHGANWNKMREKYAQFLPELSSRADLNRLIQWLCSELGVGHHRGGGGDFFTDSKAVPGGLLGADYEISDGRYRFKKVYGGLNWNPALRAPLTEPGLNVKAGEYLLAVDGRQLVAPTNLYSAFENTANKAIDITVGPNADGSKSRTITVVPVPTEDALRNRDWIEGNIRKVNAATGGKVAYVYVPNTAALGHTYFKRYFFPQADKDAVIIDERFNGGGSVADYYLEILQKKEIAWWTMRYGADMKTPSASIQGPRAMLIDETAGSGGDLLPWMFRKNQMGPLIGKRTWGGLVGVLGFPVLLDGGTITAPNLAFWTRDGGWGVENEGVAPDIEVDQTPADVIAGRDPQLEKAIEVIKAELAKNPPVRPARPAFPVKSK, from the coding sequence ATGAAGCGCCTGTTATCGATTGCTGTCGCCGGTGCGGTCATTACAATTGGCCAAACCGCGCAGGCACTGCCTAGCACCAGCGATACCCGCATGCTCACCGAACCGGCGTTGTCGGCCACCCATCTGGCCTTTATCTATGCCGGCGATGTGTGGCTGGCGAATCCCGATGGCGGAGCGCCGCGCCGCCTGACGTCCGACCCGGGTGAAAAATCGAACCCGCAGTTTTCGCCGGACGGTAAATTGATCGCCTACAGCGCGCAGGTCGACGGCAACACCGACGTCTACCTGCTGCCGATCGAGGGCGGGGTGCCGAAGCGGCTGACGTATCATCCGGGCGCCGACGTGGTGCAGGGCTTCGCGCCCGATGGAAAATCGGTGATGTTCACATCGCCGCGCGCGGCGTTCAACAACCGCTATCGCAAACTGTTCACGGTGCCGGTGACCGGCGGCGTGGAGACGCAGCTGGAAGTGCCGAACGCCGCGCGCGCCGCCTGGTCACCCGATGGCAAGAGCATTGTCTACAACCCGTTCTCGCCGGCCTTCCTGCAGTGGAAGCACTATCGGGGCGGTACCAACTCGATCCTGTGGCTGTTCAACCGGGGCGATAAAACGGCGGTCAAGATACCGCAGCCGGCCACGCACTCGAACGATGTCGATCCGATGTGGATCGGCGACACCGTCTACTTCCGCTCGGACCGCGACGGCGAATTCAATCTGTATGCCTACGACGTCAAGTCCAAGGCCGTGCGCGCGCTCACGAAGCATGCCGACTTCCCGGTGCTGAACGCTTCCGCCTCGGGCAACGGCATCGTCTACGAGCAGGCCGGCTATCTGCACGCGCTGGATCTCGGCACCGGCCAGGCGCGCAAGCTGGCCATCGGCGTCAGTAGCGACCTGGGGATGTCGCGCCCGCGCTGGGTCAGCGGCGCCAAATACATCCGCAATTTTTCGGTGTCGCCGTCGGGCGCGCGGGTGGCGTATGAATTCCGTGGCGAGATCGTCACCATCCCCGCCGACAAGGGCGATGTGCGCAACCTGACGCAGACCACCGCCGCCAACGAGCGCTCGCCGGCCTGGTCGCCGGACGGCCGCTCGGTCGCCTACTTCTCCGACGAATCGGGCGAGTACGCGCTGCATATCCGCGCGCAGGACGGCAAGGGCGAACCGCGCAAGTTCAAGCTGACCGGTTCCGGCTTCTACGACAATCCGGTGTGGTCACCCGACAGCAAGAAGATCGCCTACACCGACAATTCCTGGACCTTGTATGTGATGGATGTCGCCTCCGGGGCGGTCAGCAAGATCGCGTCCGAGCCGCTGTATGGCGTGAACAAGACCTTGCGGGCGGCATGGGCGCCGGACTCGCGCTGGATCGCGTACGCGCTCAATTCGATGACCTACACGCGTAGCGCCTACATCTATTCGCTGGAGCAGGAAAAATCGTGGCCGGTGACGGACGGTCTGTCGGACGTGGTCAATCCGGTGTTCGACAAGAGCGGCAAGTACCTTTACTTCTTCGCCTCCACCAACGCGGGGCCGAGCAACAACTGGTTCTCGCAGCAGAACGAGGACAACCGCGTCACGCGCACCGTCTGGATGGCGGTGTTGCGGCGCGACCTGCCGTCCCCGCTGATCAAGGAAAGCGACGAGGAAAAGGCAGCCCTGGCCGCTCCTCCCACGCCACCGGTGTCGGAGAAAAAGGAACCGGCCAAGCCGGAGACGCCGAAGATCGATCCGAAGACGGGGCGCGACGATCCGAAAGTCGCCGTGGCGCCGGTCGCGCCGATGGCGATCGATTTCGACGGCATCGAAACGCGCATCGTCGATTTGCCGATACCGGCGGCGTCGCTATCGGATCTGGAGGCGGGGCAGGACGGCCAGATATTCTTCCTGCGCGAGAACGACGGCAAGAAAGCCATCCAGCGCTTCGACCTGAAGGACCGCAAGGCCGAAACGCTGCTGGCCGAGGCGGATGAATTCGAGGTGTCTTCCGATGGCAAGAAGATCGTCTACCGCCTCAAGGAAGCCTGGGCCATGGGCAGCGCCAGCGCCAAGACGCTGACGCCGGGCGAAGGAAAGATCAAGGTCGAGGCGATCGAAGTGCGCGCCGAACCGCGCGCCGAGTGGGCGCAGATCTTCAACGAAGCGTGGCGCATCAACCGCGACTTCTTCTACGATCCGGGCATGCACGGCGCGAACTGGAACAAGATGCGCGAGAAGTACGCACAATTCCTGCCGGAGCTGTCGTCGCGCGCCGATCTGAACCGCCTGATCCAGTGGCTGTGCAGCGAGCTGGGTGTGGGCCATCATCGCGGCGGTGGCGGTGACTTCTTCACCGACAGCAAAGCGGTGCCGGGCGGATTGCTGGGCGCGGACTACGAGATCAGCGATGGCCGTTACCGCTTCAAGAAAGTCTACGGCGGCTTGAACTGGAATCCGGCGCTGCGCGCACCGCTCACGGAACCTGGCTTGAACGTCAAGGCCGGCGAATATCTGCTGGCGGTCGATGGCCGTCAGTTGGTGGCGCCGACCAATCTGTACAGCGCCTTCGAAAACACCGCCAACAAGGCGATCGACATCACCGTCGGCCCGAATGCGGACGGCAGCAAGTCGCGCACCATCACCGTGGTGCCGGTGCCGACCGAGGACGCGCTGCGCAACCGCGACTGGATCGAGGGAAATATCCGCAAGGTCAACGCGGCCACCGGCGGCAAGGTGGCCTATGTGTACGTGCCGAACACCGCGGCTTTGGGGCATACCTATTTCAAGCGCTACTTCTTCCCGCAGGCCGACAAGGACGCCGTCATCATCGATGAACGCTTCAATGGCGGTGGCAGCGTGGCCGACTACTACCTGGAGATTTTGCAGAAGAAGGAAATCGCCTGGTGGACCATGCGCTACGGCGCGGACATGAAGACCCCATCGGCTTCGATCCAGGGACCGCGCGCGATGCTGATCGACGAAACGGCCGGCTCGGGCGGCGACCTGCTGCCGTGGATGTTCCGCAAAAACCAAATGGGGCCGCTGATCGGCAAGCGCACCTGGGGTGGATTGGTCGGCGTGCTTGGCTTCCCCGTGCTGCTCGATGGTGGCACGATCACCGCGCCCAATCTGGCCTTCTGGACCCGCGACGGTGGCTGGGGCGTGGAGAACGAGGGCGTGGCGCCGGACATCGAGGTCGATCAAACGCCGGCGGACGTCATCGCCGGCCGCGATCCGCAGCTGGAAAAGGCGATTGAGGTCATCAAGGCCGAACTGGCGAAGAATCCGCCGGTACGGCCCGCGCGTCCGGCCTTTCCGGTGAAGTCGAAGTGA